From a single Candidatus Rokuibacteriota bacterium genomic region:
- a CDS encoding extracellular solute-binding protein, which translates to MDTPDRDTTPVPSVDRRTFLKVGGAVGVAAAAGGLEGILSARRAPADAQGTRLHILRWVDFIPEADVELKRQAPEASKALGAEVTFEFINANDLQARITAAIQSGSGPDIIQMLWNWPHLYAAGIVDVSDVAEPIGKAQNGFYDVFNATAKVGGKWLAVPHGITGNTVAYRRSWHEEIGVKEFPKTWEQWRQVGKKLKAKGKPVGQALGHSFGDPPTFAYPLLWSFAGAEVDATGKKVVLNSKATIESVKFMQAFWKDACDEGGVAWDDTNNNRAFHAGEISATLNGASIYIVAKRQKEKLKDEKGQPLVQDIEHAPLPGGSAGQFAMYLPFQHSVMKYSKSQKLAKDFLKWLHAKENYEKWFQANEAYSVGSTKVWEEHPMWSRVDKPLRMYQRAARLTRTLGHAGPATARATESYTKYIIVDMYAKAVQGMKAEEAVKWAHGELLKIYA; encoded by the coding sequence ATGGACACACCGGATCGTGACACGACCCCGGTCCCAAGCGTTGACCGTCGAACCTTCCTGAAAGTTGGCGGCGCGGTCGGGGTCGCCGCCGCCGCGGGCGGGCTCGAGGGGATCCTGTCCGCCCGCCGGGCCCCGGCCGACGCCCAAGGAACAAGGCTCCACATCCTCCGGTGGGTGGACTTCATCCCGGAGGCCGACGTGGAGCTGAAGCGTCAGGCCCCCGAGGCGAGCAAGGCCCTCGGCGCTGAGGTCACCTTCGAGTTCATCAACGCGAACGACCTCCAGGCCCGCATCACTGCCGCTATCCAATCCGGGTCCGGGCCGGACATTATCCAGATGCTCTGGAACTGGCCGCACCTCTACGCCGCCGGCATCGTGGATGTGTCGGACGTGGCGGAGCCGATCGGCAAGGCGCAGAACGGCTTCTACGACGTCTTCAACGCCACCGCAAAGGTCGGGGGCAAGTGGCTTGCTGTCCCCCATGGGATTACCGGCAACACCGTGGCGTACCGGCGCTCCTGGCACGAGGAGATCGGCGTGAAGGAGTTTCCCAAGACATGGGAGCAGTGGCGCCAGGTTGGAAAGAAGCTTAAGGCGAAGGGCAAGCCGGTCGGCCAAGCGCTCGGTCACAGCTTCGGGGATCCGCCGACCTTTGCCTACCCGCTCCTCTGGTCCTTCGCCGGCGCGGAGGTCGACGCGACCGGCAAGAAGGTCGTGCTCAACTCCAAAGCGACGATCGAATCGGTGAAGTTCATGCAGGCCTTCTGGAAGGACGCCTGCGACGAGGGCGGGGTTGCCTGGGACGACACGAACAACAACCGCGCCTTCCATGCCGGAGAGATCAGCGCTACGCTCAACGGCGCGTCCATCTACATTGTGGCCAAGCGGCAGAAGGAGAAGCTGAAGGATGAAAAGGGCCAGCCGTTGGTCCAGGACATCGAGCACGCGCCGCTTCCGGGGGGATCGGCCGGCCAGTTCGCGATGTACTTGCCGTTCCAGCACAGCGTGATGAAGTACTCGAAGAGCCAGAAGCTGGCCAAGGACTTCCTCAAGTGGCTGCACGCGAAGGAAAACTACGAGAAGTGGTTCCAGGCCAATGAGGCGTACAGCGTCGGCTCGACCAAGGTGTGGGAAGAGCACCCCATGTGGTCCAGGGTCGACAAGCCGCTGCGGATGTATCAGCGGGCCGCCCGGCTCACCCGCACGCTCGGCCACGCGGGGCCGGCGACTGCCCGAGCCACCGAGTCGTATACGAAGTACATCATCGTGGACATGTACGCCAAGGCGGTCCAGGGGATGAAAGCGGAAGAGGCCGTGAAGTGGGCCCACGGTGAGCTTCTGAAGATCTACGCATAG
- a CDS encoding MFS transporter yields MTASWRILVLILAVQTVANIGPMGLPAIAPLIREDLDLSLTQAGSFLSAYYVGPILMSLPAGWLADRWGIRRTMVAGQALIALGLLSAALARSFAVLVPLTILAGVGYGMLNPTSTKAVIAWFPQRQRATAVGLKQTGLPFGGVLGAALLPALGLAIGWRAAVMASAASILVLGAATLILYRDPPDLLRPSGGGGSGMIRTVLGTADLWWVSLATLIFAVLQTVWLSFLVLYLHEVVRLSVVSAAGYLAQAQVTGILGRIGFGVLSDRLFGGRRRIVLFLAGSGSMLCSIAIAATGPGTPAWQLSLLALSFGFVGIGWNGVQHTLLAELAGPRAAGTAVGLGLAVSSLGVTLGPPVFGWAVERIGGYGAAWIGLAATMAGALVLLGRVRESRRLYDR; encoded by the coding sequence TTGACCGCGTCCTGGCGGATCCTGGTCCTGATCCTCGCCGTCCAGACGGTCGCCAACATCGGGCCCATGGGTCTCCCGGCGATCGCCCCGCTCATCCGTGAGGACCTGGACCTCTCGCTCACCCAGGCGGGCTCCTTCCTCTCCGCCTACTATGTCGGGCCGATTCTCATGTCGCTCCCCGCGGGGTGGCTGGCTGACCGCTGGGGGATCCGCCGGACGATGGTGGCGGGGCAGGCACTGATCGCGCTCGGCCTCCTCAGCGCCGCCCTTGCGCGCTCGTTCGCCGTCCTCGTCCCCCTGACGATCCTGGCCGGCGTCGGCTACGGCATGCTGAATCCGACCTCCACCAAGGCCGTCATCGCCTGGTTTCCGCAACGCCAGCGCGCCACCGCTGTCGGGCTCAAGCAGACCGGCCTTCCGTTCGGTGGTGTCCTCGGCGCAGCTCTGCTCCCGGCCCTGGGGCTGGCCATCGGATGGCGGGCGGCGGTGATGGCCTCGGCCGCCTCGATCCTCGTGCTGGGCGCGGCCACGCTGATCCTCTACCGGGATCCGCCCGATCTGCTCCGACCATCCGGAGGCGGCGGCTCCGGAATGATCCGGACGGTCCTCGGGACGGCGGATCTCTGGTGGGTCTCCCTGGCCACGCTCATCTTCGCTGTGCTCCAGACCGTCTGGCTGAGCTTCCTCGTCCTCTACCTCCACGAGGTCGTGCGGCTCTCCGTGGTGAGCGCTGCGGGCTACCTCGCCCAGGCCCAGGTCACGGGCATCCTGGGACGCATCGGCTTCGGCGTTCTCTCGGATCGCCTCTTCGGCGGCCGCCGCCGGATCGTCCTCTTCCTCGCCGGGAGCGGGTCGATGCTCTGCTCGATCGCGATCGCGGCGACGGGCCCGGGGACACCGGCGTGGCAGCTCTCGCTCCTGGCCTTGAGCTTCGGGTTCGTCGGCATCGGCTGGAACGGCGTCCAGCACACGCTCCTGGCCGAGCTGGCGGGGCCGCGCGCCGCGGGCACGGCCGTCGGCCTCGGGCTCGCGGTCTCCTCGCTCGGCGTCACGCTCGGGCCGCCCGTGTTCGGCTGGGCCGTCGAGCGGATCGGGGGGTACGGGGCCGCCTGGATCGGTCTCGCCGCGACGATGGCGGGAGCCCTGGTCCTCCTCGGGCGAGTGCGCGAGTCGCGCCGCCTCTACGACAGGTGA
- the kdsB gene encoding 3-deoxy-manno-octulosonate cytidylyltransferase yields the protein MASLSVLGVIPARLESSRLPRKVLREIAGLPMLCHVYRRAGQSPLLTDLLVATDSEEVAGVCRGHAIPAVMTSPAHPSGTDRIWEVSRGRAADVYVNIQGDEPLITPEHIRALVEPFQRRPDTQVVTLKARATPEEAASPNVNKVVTDLRGNALYFSHHAIPYDRDRTGTAVYWKHVGLYAYRREALETFHRFLPSVLETAERLEQLRFLENGIPVHVSETSEPTIGVDTEEDLRAVEAYLRKHPR from the coding sequence ATGGCCTCGCTCAGCGTCCTCGGCGTCATCCCCGCACGCCTCGAGTCCAGCCGGCTCCCCCGGAAGGTGCTCCGCGAGATCGCGGGGCTGCCGATGCTCTGCCATGTCTATCGCCGCGCCGGGCAATCGCCCCTGCTGACCGACCTTTTGGTGGCGACGGACTCTGAGGAGGTCGCTGGCGTCTGTCGTGGTCATGCGATCCCGGCGGTCATGACCTCGCCCGCTCATCCTTCGGGGACCGATCGCATCTGGGAAGTTTCGCGCGGCCGCGCCGCTGACGTGTATGTCAACATCCAGGGGGACGAGCCGCTGATCACGCCCGAGCACATCCGGGCACTGGTGGAGCCGTTCCAGCGACGCCCCGACACCCAGGTGGTCACCCTGAAGGCCCGCGCCACGCCCGAGGAGGCCGCGAGCCCCAACGTGAACAAGGTCGTGACCGATCTCCGGGGGAATGCCCTCTACTTCTCGCACCACGCGATCCCCTACGATCGGGACCGTACCGGCACCGCGGTCTACTGGAAACACGTCGGGCTCTACGCCTACCGTCGGGAGGCGCTGGAAACCTTCCACCGGTTCCTGCCGTCGGTGCTCGAGACGGCCGAGCGGCTCGAGCAGCTCCGCTTCCTCGAGAACGGGATCCCCGTCCACGTCTCGGAGACCTCCGAGCCGACGATCGGCGTGGACACCGAGGAGGACCTCCGCGCGGTCGAGGCCTACCTGAGAAAGCATCCGCGTTGA
- a CDS encoding LLM class flavin-dependent oxidoreductase, translating to MTRLGVAIPFSNPMPFADHLGLAQEAEARGYDAAWTAEVGGPDAVTTMTLLATNTRRLEIATGVIPVQTRSPIVLGITAATLGSLAPGRIALGLGVSSEIIVKQWHGLPFRKPLAQLREAVAIIRMVLAGERVTFEGEFYRLKNFRLLIPPPPQPVRIYLGALGPKMLQLAGEIADGVLLNWIPPEAIPESIRQVEIGARRAGRKLDGFEIACFIRVSVADDPAPARQWLAREITGYCVVDAYARFFTACGFGAEVETARRAWQAGDRAGAVKQISPRFLDGLGVVGPADFCRQRLDQFAKAGLTQPVVFPFSPDPTPFPSLLGTIQAFPG from the coding sequence ATGACCCGTCTCGGGGTGGCTATCCCCTTTTCCAACCCGATGCCGTTCGCCGACCACCTGGGGCTCGCCCAGGAAGCGGAGGCCCGCGGCTACGACGCGGCGTGGACCGCCGAGGTCGGCGGCCCGGACGCGGTCACCACCATGACGCTTCTGGCCACGAATACCAGGCGCCTCGAGATCGCAACCGGGGTCATCCCGGTGCAGACCCGGAGCCCGATCGTCCTGGGGATCACCGCCGCGACGCTGGGCAGCCTGGCGCCAGGCCGGATCGCGCTGGGCCTCGGCGTCTCGAGCGAGATCATCGTGAAACAGTGGCACGGGTTGCCTTTCCGGAAGCCGCTGGCTCAGCTTAGGGAGGCGGTTGCAATCATCCGGATGGTGCTCGCCGGCGAGCGAGTGACCTTCGAGGGCGAGTTCTACCGGCTCAAGAACTTCCGCCTCCTGATCCCGCCGCCGCCCCAGCCGGTCCGGATCTACCTCGGCGCGCTCGGACCCAAGATGCTCCAGCTCGCGGGTGAGATCGCGGACGGCGTGCTCCTGAACTGGATCCCGCCCGAGGCGATCCCCGAGTCGATCAGACAGGTCGAGATCGGCGCCCGTCGGGCGGGACGAAAACTGGACGGCTTTGAGATCGCCTGCTTCATCCGCGTGTCGGTGGCCGACGACCCGGCGCCCGCGCGCCAGTGGCTCGCCCGCGAGATCACGGGCTACTGCGTCGTGGATGCCTACGCCCGGTTCTTCACCGCGTGCGGCTTCGGCGCCGAGGTGGAGACGGCGAGGCGGGCCTGGCAGGCCGGCGATCGGGCAGGCGCCGTCAAGCAGATCTCGCCTCGCTTCCTCGACGGCCTCGGCGTCGTGGGCCCGGCCGACTTCTGCCGGCAGCGACTCGATCAGTTCGCCAAGGCCGGCCTCACCCAGCCGGTCGTGTTTCCGTTCTCGCCCGACCCGACGCCGTTCCCCTCGCTGCTCGGGACCATCCAGGCTTTCCCCGGCTGA
- a CDS encoding 2-dehydro-3-deoxyglucarate aldolase — protein MLANPVKRRLKDGKAVVGTWLNLGDPIAAEALAALGFDWLVVDTEHSPIDLHALATMFQAIGRFAVAPMARVPWNNEENIKRVLDAGAWGFVAPNVRDREEAELVVQAAKYPPKGIRSLGGGRHALSFKTDPATYFQKANDEIVVVLQIEHIDGVRKIDDILSVPDVDACYIGPNDLCASMGLTPSLEPTHTEFEEAVQTILRSAQRHGVPAGIHCATPENLNRRIREGWRFMGILGDLRFMTAAAKAARDAITVE, from the coding sequence AGGACGGCAAGGCCGTGGTGGGCACGTGGCTGAACCTGGGAGACCCGATCGCAGCGGAGGCGCTCGCGGCCCTCGGCTTCGACTGGCTCGTCGTGGACACCGAGCACAGTCCCATCGACTTGCACGCGCTGGCCACCATGTTCCAGGCGATCGGCCGCTTCGCCGTCGCGCCCATGGCCCGCGTCCCGTGGAACAACGAGGAGAACATCAAGCGCGTCCTCGACGCGGGAGCCTGGGGGTTCGTCGCGCCCAATGTGAGGGACCGGGAAGAGGCGGAGCTGGTCGTCCAGGCCGCCAAGTACCCGCCCAAGGGGATCCGGAGCCTGGGAGGCGGTCGCCACGCGCTCTCCTTCAAGACCGATCCCGCGACCTACTTCCAGAAGGCGAACGACGAGATCGTCGTCGTGCTCCAGATCGAGCACATCGACGGGGTGCGAAAGATCGACGACATCCTGTCCGTGCCCGACGTCGATGCGTGCTACATCGGCCCCAACGACCTCTGCGCCTCCATGGGGCTCACGCCGTCGCTCGAGCCGACCCACACGGAGTTCGAGGAGGCGGTGCAGACCATCCTCCGGTCCGCGCAGCGCCACGGCGTCCCCGCCGGGATCCACTGCGCCACTCCCGAGAACCTGAACCGTCGGATCCGTGAGGGGTGGCGCTTCATGGGGATCCTCGGCGATCTCAGGTTCATGACGGCCGCGGCTAAAGCCGCCCGTGACGCCATCACGGTGGAGTAG